One Cystobacter fuscus DSM 2262 genomic window carries:
- a CDS encoding roadblock/LC7 domain-containing protein produces the protein MSFRTHLESVVNQVDGSLACSVMGFDGIAVDTHQNEEALELELNGAWIEYANLLGQLRQAAESLKTGEVQEVSINSERVLTLMRLVSPEYFLVLALRADGNYGKGRYILRLTAPKIRAEL, from the coding sequence ATGTCCTTCCGCACGCACCTCGAGTCCGTGGTCAATCAGGTAGATGGGTCGCTGGCCTGCAGCGTGATGGGGTTCGACGGCATCGCCGTGGACACCCACCAGAACGAGGAGGCGCTCGAGCTGGAGCTCAACGGGGCGTGGATCGAGTACGCCAACCTGCTCGGTCAACTCCGGCAGGCCGCCGAGTCGCTCAAGACGGGCGAGGTGCAGGAGGTCAGCATCAACAGCGAGAGGGTGCTGACGCTCATGCGCCTGGTGTCGCCCGAGTACTTCCTGGTGCTCGCCCTCCGGGCGGACGGCAACTACGGCAAGGGCCGCTACATCCTGCGGCTCACGGCGCCCAAGATCCGCGCCGAGCTGTAG
- the accC gene encoding acetyl-CoA carboxylase biotin carboxylase subunit — MFKKVLIANRGEIALRVIRACRELGIATVAVHSTADANALHVRFADESVCIGPPASKESYLNIPQLLSAAEITRADAIHPGYGFLSENAEFAKVCQDCKIHFIGPRPEMIRLMGNKVRARQAAREANLPLLPGSPTALKDAREAEAFAREIGFPVILKAAAGGGGKGMKIVREPGALAQAFATAAAEAVASFGNGDLYIERYVERPRHIEIQIVADEHGRVIHLGERECSVQRRHQKLIEESPSAALTPELRQQMGEVSVRAMEKLGYNNVGTIEYLLDENGRFYFMEMNTRIQVEHPVTELVTGIDLVREQIKLSSGQPLQRKQEDIQMRGHAIECRVNAEDPVTFAPWPGKITAYSAPGGYGVRVDSSAYENYTVLPYYDSLLAKLIVYAEDRPTAIRRMQRALGEYVVQGIRTNIPFHRAALAEESFMEGNYDTRFVERLLASETGTKRLRKAIEETP; from the coding sequence GTGTTCAAGAAGGTGCTGATCGCCAACCGCGGGGAGATCGCCCTGCGTGTCATTCGTGCCTGCCGGGAGCTGGGCATCGCCACCGTGGCGGTGCACTCCACGGCGGACGCCAACGCCCTCCACGTGCGCTTCGCCGACGAGTCGGTCTGTATCGGCCCGCCCGCGTCCAAGGAGAGCTACCTCAACATCCCCCAGCTGCTGTCCGCGGCGGAGATCACCCGCGCGGACGCCATCCACCCGGGCTACGGCTTCCTGTCGGAGAACGCCGAGTTCGCCAAGGTGTGCCAGGACTGCAAGATCCACTTCATCGGGCCGCGGCCGGAGATGATCCGGCTCATGGGCAACAAGGTGCGTGCCCGCCAGGCGGCGCGTGAAGCGAACCTGCCCCTGCTGCCCGGCAGTCCCACCGCGCTCAAGGACGCGCGCGAGGCGGAGGCCTTCGCGCGGGAGATCGGCTTTCCGGTCATCCTCAAGGCGGCGGCGGGCGGTGGCGGCAAGGGCATGAAGATCGTGCGCGAACCGGGCGCGCTGGCGCAGGCGTTCGCCACGGCGGCCGCCGAGGCCGTGGCCTCCTTCGGCAACGGCGATCTCTACATCGAGCGCTACGTCGAGCGGCCGCGCCACATCGAGATCCAGATCGTCGCCGACGAGCATGGGCGCGTCATCCACCTGGGCGAGCGCGAGTGCTCGGTGCAGCGGCGCCACCAGAAGCTCATCGAGGAGAGCCCCTCGGCGGCGCTCACCCCCGAGCTGCGCCAGCAGATGGGCGAGGTCTCCGTGCGCGCCATGGAGAAGCTCGGCTACAACAACGTGGGCACCATCGAGTACCTGCTCGACGAGAACGGGCGGTTCTACTTCATGGAGATGAACACCCGCATCCAGGTGGAGCACCCGGTGACGGAGCTCGTCACGGGCATCGACCTGGTGCGCGAGCAGATCAAGCTGTCCTCCGGCCAGCCGCTGCAGCGCAAGCAGGAGGACATCCAGATGCGCGGCCACGCCATCGAGTGCCGCGTCAACGCGGAGGACCCCGTCACCTTCGCGCCCTGGCCGGGGAAGATCACCGCCTACAGCGCGCCCGGTGGCTATGGCGTGCGCGTGGACTCCAGCGCGTACGAGAACTACACCGTGCTGCCGTACTACGACAGCCTGCTGGCCAAGCTCATCGTCTACGCTGAGGACCGGCCCACCGCCATCCGCCGCATGCAGCGCGCCCTGGGCGAGTACGTGGTGCAGGGCATCCGCACCAACATCCCCTTCCACCGGGCGGCCCTGGCCGAGGAGTCCTTCATGGAGGGCAACTACGACACCCGCTTCGTGGAACGCTTGCTCGCCTCCGAGACGGGCACCAAGCGCCTGCGCAAGGCCATCGAAGAGACCCCCTGA
- the accB gene encoding acetyl-CoA carboxylase biotin carboxyl carrier protein, which translates to MASKRKAVRTESASGARTEGIRVEGNSTSLDVESLRQIVEILEASEVTRLDWQRGDERLLIRRGHVPSPTIVHAAPITPSVSPAPLVSAAPVAVAPAAPAPAPAAAAAPAAEKSGHAVTSPFVGTFYRTPAPDQPSFVEVGSVVKKGQVLCIIEAMKLMNEIEADVAGRVVEILVENGQPVEFGQTLFRIEPV; encoded by the coding sequence GTGGCAAGCAAGCGCAAGGCAGTGCGAACCGAGTCCGCGTCCGGCGCGCGGACCGAGGGTATCCGCGTGGAGGGCAACAGCACCTCGCTGGACGTGGAGTCCCTGCGGCAGATCGTCGAGATCCTCGAGGCCTCGGAGGTAACGCGGCTCGACTGGCAGCGGGGCGATGAGCGTCTGCTCATCCGCCGGGGCCACGTGCCCTCGCCGACCATCGTGCACGCGGCGCCCATCACCCCCTCGGTGAGCCCCGCTCCCCTGGTGTCCGCCGCGCCTGTGGCCGTCGCGCCCGCCGCGCCCGCGCCGGCTCCCGCCGCCGCTGCCGCCCCCGCCGCGGAGAAGTCCGGCCACGCCGTCACCAGCCCCTTCGTGGGGACGTTCTACCGGACGCCGGCCCCGGATCAGCCCAGCTTCGTGGAGGTGGGTTCGGTGGTGAAGAAGGGCCAGGTGCTTTGCATCATCGAGGCCATGAAGTTGATGAATGAGATTGAAGCCGACGTGGCGGGTCGCGTGGTGGAAATCCTCGTGGAGAACGGGCAACCGGTCGAGTTCGGCCAGACGCTGTTCCGCATCGAGCCGGTCTGA
- the efp gene encoding elongation factor P gives MAGVIDTSEFRNGLKIEIDGEPFVIEYFQHVKPGKGSAFVRTKIRSLLSGRVLEPTMKSGDKVGVPDIEEKAMQFLYVQDGDYYFMDKRNFEQTFLSEKVLGEAKNFLKENIDADVLFWNGKAIAVTLPNSVDLKVSKCDPGVRGDTVSGALKPATLETGFVVNVPLFINEGDVLKIDTREGGKYLTRVATAG, from the coding sequence ATGGCCGGTGTCATCGATACATCCGAATTCCGCAATGGCCTGAAGATCGAGATCGACGGTGAGCCGTTCGTGATCGAGTACTTCCAGCACGTCAAGCCCGGCAAGGGCTCGGCCTTCGTGCGCACCAAGATCCGCAGCCTGCTGTCCGGGCGCGTGCTGGAGCCCACGATGAAGTCCGGTGACAAGGTGGGCGTGCCGGACATCGAAGAGAAGGCCATGCAGTTCCTGTACGTGCAGGACGGCGACTACTACTTCATGGACAAGCGCAACTTCGAGCAGACCTTCCTCAGCGAGAAGGTGCTCGGGGAGGCGAAGAACTTCCTGAAGGAGAACATCGACGCCGACGTGCTCTTCTGGAACGGCAAGGCCATCGCCGTGACGCTGCCGAACTCGGTGGACTTGAAGGTCAGCAAGTGCGATCCGGGCGTGCGTGGCGACACCGTGTCCGGCGCCCTGAAGCCGGCCACGCTGGAGACGGGCTTCGTCGTCAACGTGCCGCTCTTCATCAACGAGGGCGACGTTCTCAAGATCGACACGCGCGAGGGAGGCAAGTACCTCACGCGCGTGGCCACCGCGGGTTAG